The following are encoded in a window of Corythoichthys intestinalis isolate RoL2023-P3 chromosome 8, ASM3026506v1, whole genome shotgun sequence genomic DNA:
- the LOC130920072 gene encoding RNA exonuclease 5-like produces MEIILKMESSLSASFDVNKRKKNEDHYHHHHAAKRVKSENASVDETEKVEPRISVLPNYLPNPIKVEELTELLHYAALGGTNTVKQPSWCSLQGQRYINVVAVEGVSQSDFYRHYMILKNLRTKYSNRLTFTASTSSCSLLSTIFSSEVNTLENSSVIQEQKDNSKLHKVLRTHPVIRKYGTGKSGPKAYMLTQEELIKRHYPVKGMPGFEDFACIDCDDATDDSPLFGLDCEMCLTVKGYELTRVSLVDSEGTCLMDQLVKPDNKILNYLTQFSGITAGMLRPIRTTLRDVQVTLRALLPRDAILVGHSINNDLVALKLIHPHVIDTSLLYRRESGQKFKLKLLAEVALGRSIQTQEEKGHNPVEDALAALDLAKYFIRKSPLKVVEDHLKELWGLTVEEESTQCQTTEPSPSRRFADVLQRLGRSVCYVGKRCDITLHPANQQWHNSDKEIVASFRRVSTHPFFSVLRLSSFSNVHPPLDHKLRWQLRDMCVVFAGPIPSGFSEKEVRRLFRCCGSVRTVKMLNTTHRMHAVVEFKLLEGASLALQMLNGATVHGHTMKVHRPVNESTLDFDVTLDALMRDAANACRLYTLKLNLHTTSNGHSPNSKFVVNGRTAASLPVKKSELSEETLTKMFSRFGVIERVVMMGKPGRRARQAYIQFEHSEGKLAAVESSEELWQEKFIACPALTPAHATFEQLDEGPHDLTDRTHQRPQDMAVCHMMKKLDTRLGKIFASLPEHTLSVVLLLAHNSAHEPPSLGLCLMEMKRQKS; encoded by the exons ATGGAGATAATCTTGAAAATGGAGTCCTCGTTGTCAGCATCCTTCGATGtcaataaaagaaagaaaaatgagGATCATTATCATCACCACCACGCGGCAAAGAGGGTCAAAAGTGAAAATGCCAGTGTTGACGAGACGGAGAAAGTTGAACCGCGGATCTCTGTGCTTCCCAACTATCTCCCAAATCCCATCAAAGTCGAGGAGCTGACAGAGCTCCTGCACTACGCCGCTCTGGGAGGGACAAATACAGTCAAACAGCCAAG TTGGTGTAGTCTCCAAGGACAAAGGTACATCAATGTAGTGGCGGTGGAGGGCGTGAGTCAAAGTGACTTTTACAGACACTACATGATTCTCAAGAACCTGAGGACCAAGTACAGCAAT AGATTGACCTTCACGGCGTCTACCAGCAGTTGCAGCCTGCTTTCTACAATATTCAGCAGTGAAGTGAACACATTAGAAAATTCATCTGTGATACAGGAACAGAAGGACAACAGCAAGCTGCACAAAG TGTTAAGGACTCATCCGGTGATCCGCAAGTATGGTACTGGCAAGAGTGGCCCAAAGGCCTACATGCTCACCCAGGAGGAGTTGATAAAGCGGCATTACCCTGTAAAAG GGATGCCGGGCTTCGAGGATTTCGCGTGCATTGACTGTGACGATGCCACAGACGACAGCCCTCTCTTCGGACTTGACTGCGAAATG TGTCTCACAGTGAAGGGCTACGAGCTGACCCGAGTGTCCCTGGTGGATAGTGAGGGAACGTGCCTGATGGATCAGCTGGTTAAACCTGACAACAAAATACTCAACTACCTCACTCA GTTCTCTGGCATCACGGCAGGCATGTTGCGTCCGATCAGAACCACCCTGCGTGATGTCCAAGTAACGCTGAGGGCGCTGTTGCCTCGCGATGCCATCCTGGTGGGTCACAGCATCAATAATGACCTAGTGGCTCTCAAG CTGATCCACCCTCACGTGATTGATACGTCGCTGCTGTACAGGAGGGAGTCTGGCCAGAAATTCAAGTTGAAGCTTCTGGCCGAGGTGGCACTCGGCAGGAGTATCCAGACGCAGGAGGAGAAAGGACACAATCCCGTGGAGGACGCCTTAGCCGCCTTGGATCTTGCAAAATACTTCATAAGAAAATCGCCTCTTAAA GTTGTTGAGGATCACCTGAAAGAACTTTGGGGGTTGACAGTGGAAGAAGAGTCCACACAGTGTCAAACAACAGAGCCCTCTCCCAGTAGGAG gtttgcagacGTATTGCAGCGTCTTGGGAGGTCTGTTTGCTATGTGGGAAAACGCTGTGACATCACATTACACCCTGCCAATCAGCAGTGGCACAATTCGGACAAAGAG ATTGTGGCGTCTTTCCGAAGAGTGAGCACGCATCCCTTCTTCTCTGTGCTTCGCTTGTCATCCTTTTCAAACGTTCACCCTCCTCTGGATCACAAG CTGAGGTGGCAACTTCGCGACATGTGCGTAGTGTTTGCTGGACCAATTCCGTCTGGTTTCTCTGAGAAAGAAGTGAGGCGACTTTTTCGCTGCTGTGGATCGGTCAGGACTGTGAAAATGCTGAATACCACACACAGG ATGCATGCTGTGGTGGAGTTCAAACTTCTTGAAGGAGCTTCACTGGCACTGCAAATGCTGAATGGTGCCACAGTGCATGGACACACTATGAAA GTTCATAGACCCGTCAACGAGTCCACACTGGACTTTGACGTGACTCTGGACGCATTGATGAGGGACGCAGCAAACGCATGCCGCCTCTACACGCTCAAACTGAACCTTCATACGACCTCAAACGGTCACTCCCCCAACAGCAAGTTTGTGGTGAACGGCCGGACAGCTGCGTCACTTCCAGTCAAAAAGAGCGAGCTGAGCGAGGAGACTCTGACAAAAATGTTCAGCCGCTTTGGTGTCATAGAGCGCGTCGTCATGATGGGCAAACCTGGAAGACGGGCAAGACAAGCTTACATAC AGTTTGAGCATTCCGAGGGGAAACTGGCAGCTGTTGAGTCCTCTGAGGAACTTTGGCAGGAGAAGTTCATTGCATGTCCTGCTCTCACTCCAGCGCACGCCACCTTTGAGCAGCTAGATGAAGGTCCACACGATTTAACAGACCGAACGCACCAGAGACCTCAG gaCATGGCTGTGTGTCACATGATGAAGAAGCTGGATACGCGCTTGGGCAAAATCTTTGCATCTCTCCCCGAACACACTTTGTCTGTGGTGTTGCTGCTTGCTCACAACAG TGCTCATGAGCCACCGTCACTTGGTTTATGCCTTATGGAGATGAAGCGTCAAAAGTCATAA